Genomic window (Armatimonadota bacterium):
AATCTTCAGCCCACCTTCGGGCTCAACCCACTTGTGATCAGCCTTAAGCAATTCAATGAGCTCCTCAACCCCACGCTCCTGCGGAATGTTGTTCTTTACAACGTCACGTTTCCGGTAGAGGGTGATCTTCCCTCCGGCCGCGCCCACGTAGCCATAGTCGGCATCCGCCATCTCGCCCGGGCCGTTTACAATGCAGCCCATGACGGCAATATCCAAGCCGACAAGATGCTTCGTCGCCTCTCGAACCTGATTCAAAACGATTGGAAGGTTGAACTTTGTTCGCCCGCACGATGGACACGCAATGTACTCGACCTTGGTTTTCCGCAAGCCGAGGGACTGGAGGATGTCGTAGCAAACTGGAATCTCATTCTTCGGATCCTCACTAAGGCTAACTCGAATCGTGTCTCCGATTCCCTCCATCAGCAAAGTCGCGATTCCAGCCGTGGACTTGATTCGAGCGTATTCGCCATCCCCCGCTTCGGTTACTCCCAGGTGCATCGCGTAGTTCATTCCTTCCTCCGCCATTCGCTTTACCATGAGGCGATTCGCGGCGACCATGACGGGAACTCGCGAAGCTTTACACGAGATATTGAGGTTTGTATAACCGTGCTTTTCGCAAAGCCGAAGATATTCGAGTGCTGACTCCACCATTCCATCCGGGGTATCTCCATAGGTCACTAGCAACCGCTCGGAAAGGGAGCCGTGGTTCACGCCGACTCGCATCGCCCGGTCGAACTTCTTACAAGCCTCGATGACGGGAACCAAGCTGTCCTCGATGGCGGCAAGTTCTTGTGAGGATTCGTCCGAGGAATAGGCCAGTTCCTCTCGCAACCGAGCAACCTCGTCTCCTTCCCTTCCGCGAACGTCAACTGCGTCACCCACCGCTTTCTTCGCTCGCGACCCGTGTCTTACAAAAACGAACAGCCCA
Coding sequences:
- the ispG gene encoding (E)-4-hydroxy-3-methylbut-2-enyl-diphosphate synthase; this encodes MDRPMNLDTTYPRRKTTPCRIGPLTIGAGHPVMVQSMITEETRNVEACVEQIIDLHRSGCELVRVTTPSLGEAECLEAIRAKVTEQYQYVPLTADVHHQGTDIAVEAAKHVDEIRLNPGLFVFVRHGSRAKKAVGDAVDVRGREGDEVARLREELAYSSDESSQELAAIEDSLVPVIEACKKFDRAMRVGVNHGSLSERLLVTYGDTPDGMVESALEYLRLCEKHGYTNLNISCKASRVPVMVAANRLMVKRMAEEGMNYAMHLGVTEAGDGEYARIKSTAGIATLLMEGIGDTIRVSLSEDPKNEIPVCYDILQSLGLRKTKVEYIACPSCGRTKFNLPIVLNQVREATKHLVGLDIAVMGCIVNGPGEMADADYGYVGAAGGKITLYRKRDVVKNNIPQERGVEELIELLKADHKWVEPEGGLKIAQPIPVRG